A single genomic interval of Hyalangium ruber harbors:
- a CDS encoding general stress protein has protein sequence MSDKDNKGSMTVAEAGRKGGETVRNERGREFYETIGRKGGATVKAERGRSFYEEIGRKGGETVKAERGAKFYEEIGKKGGDRVKATRGPNFYEEIGRKGGQKVKKLIEEGKRAARAAMAQPQEPSASTEEPSAPSTPAATEGQEPQRE, from the coding sequence ATGTCGGACAAGGACAACAAGGGCAGCATGACGGTGGCAGAGGCCGGGCGTAAGGGTGGCGAGACCGTCCGTAACGAGCGAGGTCGCGAGTTCTACGAGACGATCGGCCGCAAGGGAGGTGCGACGGTCAAGGCCGAGCGTGGCCGCTCCTTCTACGAGGAGATCGGCCGCAAGGGCGGCGAGACGGTGAAGGCCGAGCGCGGCGCGAAGTTCTACGAGGAGATCGGCAAGAAGGGTGGCGATCGCGTCAAGGCCACCCGAGGCCCGAACTTCTACGAGGAAATCGGTCGTAAGGGCGGCCAGAAGGTGAAGAAGCTCATCGAGGAGGGCAAGCGCGCGGCCCGTGCGGCGATGGCGCAGCCGCAGGAGCCCTCCGCGAGCACCGAGGAGCCCAGCGCTCCGAGCACGCCGGCGGCGACCGAGGGGCAGGAGCCGCAGCGCGAGTAA